Proteins from one Chanodichthys erythropterus isolate Z2021 chromosome 15, ASM2448905v1, whole genome shotgun sequence genomic window:
- the fabp4a gene encoding fatty acid binding protein 4a: MVDKFVGTWKMTTSDNFDEYMKALGVGFATRQVGNRTKPNLVVCVDDQGLICMKSQSTFKTTEIKFKLNESFEETTADDRKTTTVVTLENGKLVQKQSWDGKESTIEREVSDGKLIAKCTMGDVVAVRTYVKEA; the protein is encoded by the exons ATGGTTGACAAATTCGTGGGGACATGGAAGATGACCACCAGCGACAACTTTGACGAGTACATGAAGGCTCTAG GTGTCGGTTTCGCGACTCGTCAAGTGGGAAACCGGACCAAACCCAACCTGGTCGTGTGTGTGGATGATCAAGGGCTCATATGCATGAAGTCGCAGAGCACCTTCAAAACTACTGAGATCAAATTTAAACTGAACGAGTCATTCGAGGAGACCACCGCAGATGATAGAAAGACTACG ACTGTCGTGACTCTTGAGAACGGCAAACTTGTGCAAAAACAGTCCTGGGATGGCAAAGAGTCGACGATAGAGAGGGAGGTGTCGGATGGGAAATTAATAGCT AAATGCACGATGGGTGATGTGGTGGCTGTAAGGACATATGTGAAGGAGGCATGA
- the mrpl53 gene encoding 39S ribosomal protein L53, mitochondrial, translating into MAASRGAVVLKTVKKIIVQFCPFESNVRSTREFLIMVGSEKVRGTNMNCEVITAVKHDRSEPTIDITFLDGERLVMKGSKLTTQEMLSALQTRCSAKDPQAKMGDKK; encoded by the exons ATGGCGGCGTCCAGGGGAGCAGTAGTGTTAAAGACGGTTAAGAAAATTATAGTACAGTTTTGCCCCTTTGAATCTAATGTTCGCTCCACAAG AGAGTTTCTTATCATGGTCGGGTCTGAAAAAGTCAGAGGCACAAATATGAACTGTGAAGTTATCACAGCAGTAAAGCATGACCGATCAGAGCCTACGATTGACATCACATTCT TGGATGGCGAGAGGCTGGTGATGAAGGGATCCAAACTAACCACTCAAGAAATGCTCTCAGCGTTACAGACCCGCTGCAGTGCTAAAGATCCTCAGGCTAAAATGGGAGACAAGAAGTAG